A genomic segment from Diadema setosum chromosome 11, eeDiaSeto1, whole genome shotgun sequence encodes:
- the LOC140235453 gene encoding tudor domain-containing protein 3-like — MGFFGHSARHNIGMLDYLRPRLLIPHFRLPMTWKHLTKDGIERCKEGAATISVDALTRRALDIDLKQIGSNALPPDIGKSKSDKVQGPYVLQIQKIRNIAAPKSNEDSSVAPRLLRLQLTDGHVTCVGVVIETIHQIDLNTPPGTKVLLKGRVDVTNGFIILNPATVKVLGGRVEEMVERWELARQLAHHTRTTQVEGAPPPWVPFGQRHRVQHSAESRQRTEGPGKKRTLNLEKNREQTDQDREFEEQRKAAIKELDQARGQQGGKKFGGTGSKGQDGGSEAKENYGGRGTQSERRGVRGGEGRLTDSNKNNQPQTMYRELSVDKKVDEKSVSQLIGMGFSRDAAIASLKKHSGNLDAAIDSLVAPSGTGGTGSGMGTKSGWSSSSSGPPQRGRDRQERGTGGFKGRRGRRGGDGDDDDDAPSQPSAPTTLFDFLESKLGPSKAEAFKPKENEVQEQRERSERPSRYDRDQTKSSREAGGSYNHNVRETPPRFQKLQAQKQAQRQAQQQGEGSMGPRDNRGNRRDKQDRYDRDERRRDGRRNNEWTNNKEDTSQGYRGDGNYKNERRDGERYQDRNEKRFDGQSRGTRGDAYQNDRSYQGRGNKSDRYQTDKSSQGLGRSDGRGENQGRNFNNDVFSNSSNHQSRNYKRYENQDKPNRFSTKNEGSSEKTYRLMERKPDSKQGQDGDQFGRKSNGREEGNDRGNNWKGPDQERHSGNSQMFKGEFEGFSQSQPFVPRQQSQLQTAAHDRGRQMGDSTGQVLNQQPSGQSKAMANGPDIIPQSTVPPVMPFKEGDHCFAKYWEDNEFYKAQISGIHPSGKTCVVKFVEYGNYEEVFITDIMPTPDQPWTEPPPPIASVHQQQPFLQAAPPFPQAFQQAQAPQMVPSQATMSPHPDYGNFEVPVNMTLEFRKGGDGPFINRQAQDQGGFRIERRDQGGYRMERRNQRPAQNFYQPPPRR, encoded by the exons ATTGATTTGAAGCAGATTGGCTCCAATGCTCTGCCTCCAGACATTGGGAAGAGCAAGTCAGACAAG gtCCAGGGGCCGTACGTGCTTCAGATTCAGAAAATTCGCAACATTGCAGCTCCCAAGTCCAATGAGGATTCTTCTGTTGCTCCTCGCCTTCTCCGGCTTCAACTCACAGATGGccatgtcacatgtgtaggcgtTGTCATAGAAACAATTCATCAAATAGA CTTGAACACTCCACCGGGCACTAAGGTCCTGCTGAAGGGAAGAGTGGATGTCACCAATGGGTTCATCATCCTCAATCCGGCCACTGTGAAGGTCCTCGGGGGAAGGGTGGAGGAGATGGTGGAGAGATGGGAACTGGCCAGG CAACTCGCTCACCACACAAGAACAACTCAGGTGGAGGGAGCCCCGCCCCCTTGGGTGCCATTCGGACAGCGTCACAGAGTGCAGCACAGTGCAGAGAGCAGGCAGAGGACAGAGGGACCGG GTAAGAAGCGTACACTGAACCTGGAGAAGAATCGAGAGCAGACAGACCAGGACCGAGAGTTTGAGGAGCAGAGGAAGGCGGCCATCAAGGAACTGGACCAGGCTCGGGGCCAGCAGGGCGGCAAGAAGTTTGGGGGTACAGGGAGCAAAGGTCAAGATGGCGGCAGTGAGGCAAAG GAAAACTATGGAGGCAGGGGCACCCAGTCGGAGCGGCGCGGAGTGAGAGGTGGGGAAGGGAGACTTACTGACAGCAATAAGAACAACCAGCCCCAGACAATGTACAGAGAACTCTCCGTGGAT aaaAAAGTTGATGAGAAGTCAGTGTCTCAACTCATCGGAATGGGCTTCAGCCGGGACGCTGCCATAGCCTCGCTCAAAAAGCACTCTGGGAACCTGGACGCTGCTATTGACTCCCTGGTGGCCCCCAGCGGTACTGGAGGCACGGGCAGCGGAATGGGCACCAAGTCTGGCTGGTCCTCATCATCATCTGGGCCTCCACAGAGGGGCAGGGACAGACAGGAGAGGGGTACAG GAGGTTTCAAAGGTCGAAGAGGAAGACGAGGCggggatggtgatgatgacgatgatgcaCCTTCACAGCCCTCGGCTCCCACGACGTTGTTTGATTTCCTAGAGTCAAAGTTAGGACCATCAAAAGCAGAAG CCTTTAAACCCAAGGAAAATGAGGTGCAGGAGCAGCGTGAGCGCAGTGAGAGGCCCAGCCGCTACGACAGGGATCAAACAAAGTCGAGCAGGGAGGCTGGTGGCAGCTACAACCACAACGTCAGGGAGACCCCACCTCGCTTCCAGAAGCTACAGGCCCAGAAGCAGGCCCAGCGACAGGCCCAGCAGCAAGGCGAGGGCTCCATGGGACCCAGGGACAACAGGGGCAACAGGAGGGACAAGCAGGACCGGTACGACAGGGACGAGCGGCGGCGGGATGGGCGACGGAATAACGAGTGGACGAATAACAAGGAGGACACATCTCAGGGATACAGGGGCGACGGGAATTACAAGAATGagaggagagatggagagaggtaCCAGGATAGAAATGAGAAGCGTTTCGATGGACAGAGTAGGGGTACCAGGGGAGATGCATACCAAAACGACAGAAGCTACCAGGGGAGGGGCAACAAGTCTGATCGATACCAGACAGACAAGAGTTCTCAGGGTCTTGGTAGGAGTGATGGGAGGGGTGAGAACCAGGGCAGGAACTTTAACAATGATGTCTTTTCAAACAGCAGTAACCACCAGTCCAGGAACTACAAGAGGTACGAGAACCAAGACAAGCCCAACAGGTTCAGCACCAAGAATGAGGGAAGCTCGGAGAAGACGTACCGGTTAATGGAAAGGAAACCGGACAGTAAGCAGGGGCAGGACGGTGATCAGTTTGGCAGGAAGAGCAATGGCAGGGAGGAAGGGAACGACCGTGGAAACAACTGGAAGGGGCCTGACCAGGAGAGGCACTCGGGCAACAGCCAAATGTTCAAGGGGGAGTTTGAGGGCTTTAGCCAATCGCAGCCTTTTGTACCTCGGCAGCAATCTCAGCTGCAGACTGCCGCCCATGATAGGGGAAGGCAGATGGGGGACAGCACCGGCCAGGTCTTGAACCAGCAACCTTCGGGTCAGTCCAAGGCCATGGCAAATGGACCGGACATCATCCCTCAGTCAACGGTTCCTCCAGTCATGCCATTCAAGGAAGGTGACCACTGCTTCGCGAAGTACTGGGAAGACAATGAG TTCTACAAGGCACAGATTAGTGGCATTCACCCGTCGGGTAAGACCTGCGTGGTGAAGTTTGTGGAGTATGGAAACTATGAGGAGGTCTTCATCACCGACATCATGCCAACGCCAGACCAGCCTTGG ACAGAGCCACCTCCCCCTATAGCTTCGGTTCACCAGCAGCAGCCGTTCCTCCAAGCAGCCCCGCCCTTTCCCCAGGCCTTCCAGCAGGCTCAGGCTCCGCAAATGGTCCCCAGCCAGGCCACAATGTCACCCCATCCCGATTACGGCAACTTCGAAGTCCCCGTGAACATGACGCTCGAGTTCCGCAAAGGGGGCGACGGGCCGTTCATCAATAGGCAGGCCCAGGACCAGGGCGGGTTCCGAATCGAGAGGCGGGATCAGGGGGGTTACAGGATGGAGAGGCGGAACCAGAGACCGGCCCAGAACTTCTACCAGCCTCCGCCCAGGAGATGA
- the LOC140234719 gene encoding glucosamine-6-phosphate deaminase 2-like, whose translation MRLVILDDYSKASEWAAKYVRNRILEFNPSADKYFVLGLPTGSTPIGMYKKLIEFHKEGALSFRYVKTFNMDEYVGLPRDHPESYHSFMWDHFFKHIDILPENVHIPDGNAKDLDEECLNYENAISEAGGVELFIGGIGPDGHIAFNEPGSSLVSRTRVKTLAQDTIIANARFFDNDISKVPTMALTVGVGTVMDSKEVMILITGAHKAFALYKAIEEGVSHMWTVSAFQQHPRTIFVVDEDATLELRVKTVKYFKSLMYVHNKLVEDSPDLPEVKRQKKK comes from the exons ATGAGACTCGTAATCCTTGATGACTACAGCAAGGCCAGTGAGTGGGCTGCCAAGTATGTCCGCAACAGGATCCTGGAGTTCAACCCATCTGCAGACAAGTACTTTGTACTGGGACTGCCAACAG GCAGCACTCCCATTGGAATGTACAAGAAGCTGATTGAATTCCACAAAGAGGGGGCACTGTCTTTCCGATATGTGAAAACTTTCAACATGGACGAGTATGTAG GCTTGCCTCGAGACCACCCTGAGAGCTATCACTCCTTCATGTGGGATCACTTCTTCAAACACATTGACATCCTGCCCGAGAATGTCCACATCCCTGACGGCAACGCCAAGGACCTGGATGAAGAATGTCTTAACTACGAGAATGCAATCTCCGAGGCGGGCGGGGTAGAACTCTTTATAGGag GAATTGGGCCAGATGGTCACATAGCTTTCAATGAGCCAGGGTCTAGTCTTGTCTCCAGGACCAGGGTCAAGACGCTGGCTCAGGACACCATCATTGCCAATGCCCGTTTCTTTGACAACGATATCAGCAAGGTGCCAACCATGGCTTTAACTGTGGGTGTAGGCACAGTGATGGATTCCAAGGAG GTCATGATTCTTATCACTGGGGCCCACAAGGCCTTTGCCCTCTACAAGGCTATTGAGGAAGGTGTCAGCCACATGTGGACTGTCTCTGCCTTCCAGCAGCATCCTCGCACCATATTCGTCGTCGACGAGGATGCCACCCTCGAGTTGCGAGTCAAAACGGTGAAGTACTTCAAGAGCCTCATGTACGTCCATAACAAGCTGGTGGAGGACTCGCCCGACCTGCCAGAGGTCAAGCGTCAGAAGAAGAAGTAG